Within the Miscanthus floridulus cultivar M001 chromosome 17, ASM1932011v1, whole genome shotgun sequence genome, the region CCTTTTCGTCATTTCAGTCATGTGCTCTGAATATAATTCAAGGTAGGTTGTACGAGTACGACTAGCTCAAAACCAATTTCTGTATGTTTTCCAGTAGCATAGGTCAGTGCCAGTAGTATACTTTGTCTACAGTAGTCAGTAGGTTTTGATAACCCCAGCAAGGAACAGTTCAAGGTACGTGCTACCTTGGTCCAGGCTTAGCGCCGCACCAAGACGAAGAATATGGCACGGCTCCTATATGATCCCCCGATCGATCGAGTTCTTCTCCACACACGCAACGCAGTCAAATTCCTGCCAGTGACGTCCCGTCACCTAGCTAGCTACTTTCTCTCTCGtcctcttctcctcctctcttgAACAAAACgagcctgcaggctgcagccaaGATACTTGAGCCACGGCGCATCTGCAGCTAGCAATAGCAATGTCGACGAGGGAGGATGGGAACCCCAAGCCCGTGACCGTGAAGATCATCGAGACGGTGTACGTGGAGGCCGACACCGCCGACGACTTCAAGTCCGTCGTCCAGAGGCTCACCGGCAAGGACGCCGTCGCCGCCGAGCTGGAGGAGAGCAGCAGGCCTGCTGCACCACCACAAGCTGCTCAAAGCAGGATGGGCCAGGGTCGTTCTCCTGGTGATCGCAaggctgctgctgacgcctacaGCAAAAGGCAGAACGGGTGAGAGATAGATCGATGTGTGTAATTACTCTACCCTGCATATATACTTTATATATATCATCATTCATGCAAGGTCGTCTTCTTTGATTTCTTCTGTCTCCctcttgttctttctttctttctttcttttatttattCAATTTGTGAAATAGCTAACGATCAGTTGTTATTTCGTCTGAAACTTGTTATACTGTTACGATGAACAACGGCCTTTGCGGTAGCCGGTGTGTATGTATGAATTAATAAGATCTCGTAGAAGTTTCCTTCATGTTTAGATCTTCTGTCGCTCTGATCTGTCAGCTAACAATCTGTGGCATTTATTCAACATGGAGTACTACGCTAACCTTAACAAGAACGGCTCTCGTTGTTCACCCTTCACCCTGGCATAGCTATAGAATCACATCACATCAAAGGAGCTGGCTACTACTCCGTAGCTAGTAGCAAGCAGTTGACAAAACTGACCAGAAACTGCATCAAATTAAAATCGAACCAGAAAGGTCAGACACATCGATCTTGTCGTTCATTGTTCCTTGTTGCGTGATGAACTCTTATCCATTATTGCATTTGTTTTGTCCAGTAAACGAGGGAGACTAGCTATGTTATCCTTGCATTAGTTGCCCGCAAGTCTAATTCACTACGTAGAGTACTACCGCATCGCACAACCTCACACAGCGGTATCCTGTTGCCAACGTTGAAGAAATGAAAGGGCTGACGCGTGCTTGTCCTACGTTCAAAAATTTTGCCGTATTCCTTATTTCGGTCGGCTCTTCGCCTCTTCTCTAAGGCGATGTTCGGGACAGCTTCAGATATGCAAAAATTAGCTTCACTCCTAGTTTCGGTAGCCAAACACTCTCAGATCCACCAAAACATGGATCATACCTCAAATCCGTAGATTTCCTATGGCTCCTCAAGGGGTGGTTTGAAAAATTGTGTTTTGTGGAGTTGGGAAAAACTATCCATCACTGCTACTGATTACACACCTCCCACCCCTTTGTATCGATTCGTTCTACCACGCTCATCCCCGGACACCAAGCTAGGCGTGGCCGCGCCCGGCTCCTCCTTATGCTGCTTTTTCATTTCGCCCTTGGATATTTTTTTATAATTATTACATATGAATCCATATTGGAGATTTGGAGCTTGATCAGTCCCCAGTAGTTTTGTTGAAACTCAGATCCACGGTAGAGATCTGGTGCTCCAGATCTATTTTCTCATAGCTGGAGCTATCGTAAATAGGCCCTAATTTTCTCTGATTTGCTATTGTTTCATCGCCTAACTAATTTTGATCTTCCAGAACCTAAACGATAAATACATTGAAGGTCATCGTTCATATATGTACTCCCTCTGTTTGTGTGAAAAAAAAATCCCTAGAGCTGTCAAGTCAATCTTTATTTAAGTTTTACCGAATTTATTGAGAAGAGCGTCACGATTTATAAAACCAATGCAAATACTCATTAGATACACCATAAAATACTTTTATAATGCGATCATCTAGTGTCATATGCATTTACGCCCTTACATTTGGTCTAACATAAAAAAATGATTTAAGACAACTTTAGAAAACAATTTATGCAGGGACGGAGGAAGTATGACCCGATCAACATGCATGGTACTAGTAGTGTATGAAAAAGCATAGCATTTTGCTTTTATTTAGCTTTATTTCATCATATTTCTAGGAAAAACTAGAGTTTATCCATCATCAGGATCAGCAGGTAGGAGTATACATAAGCAGCTCATCGTAACATATGCAGCCATATTGGTGACACATCAAGATTATTTAATAGTATATGCGCTATATATAGTGGTGTATTATAATAAATATAAGATCGATATATTTATGGATGCATGGCTACTCGCCGGCGGCGAAGGCGTCAACGGGGAAGGTCTTGGTGACGCCGGCGAGGCTCTTGAAGTGGATCTTGCCGGTGGGCGGGTCGTCGACGGCCATCTCGTTGATGGGGGGCCAGAGCATGAGCTCCTTGGCCTTGACCCCCTTGAGCTTCTTGATGCCCTTGGGCTGGATGTAGCCGGCGATCTCGACGTCGTAGCTCACCTGCTTGCCGATCTTCTGGAACCGGTGCTCCACCTTCTTGCGCTGCGCCAGCCAGAAGTAGCCGGTGTCCCGCACGAACCCCACCTCCATCACGTCCTCCAGCGGCAGCAACCCCAGCGGGAGGCCGAACTcctccagcagcgccgccgccgccttcatcCCCTCGTCGTGCCCCTTGGTCACCACCGCGCCCTCCTTCTCCGCCGCCATGGCTAGCTACCTAGCTGCTTGGTGGTGTGTGTCTTACTTGCTAGCTACTAGCTGAGATCGATCGACTTCGTCTGTTCTTTGCCAGCTGTTGGTTGTGCTTGCATTGGTGGTGGCTGGGCACGCATATATGGGGGGAGACGGGTGGGCAGGTCGCAAGAGCGTGGAGCCATGTTCAGCTTGGACTCGCCGTTGGTTTCGGAATAGAGCGCGCGGTGTTGCATTGCAATGGGACACGCCCTCGGCCCTCGGACTCGGACCTGCGCGTCGATCGATTATTTTCGGCGTCGCAGATTTTTGAATTTGCCGTTAGTTCGTCAACTCCGAGGGGCCGTTAGTACAATGCCATTGCATGGTTTTTGAAGTATATGGATATATATGTAGCTCCGGCAGCGGCTCCATGTTTAAGTTAATTTTAAAATGGTACTAGTTCTAGAGTAAAGCTCAATGTTGCTCTGGCTCCATATggttaaatatttttttttttaaaaaacgtgCAATGTATAATCGAACCATTACATTAGCGCGAGAAAACGTGATAGGGTTTGAATGCTATTTAACACTCTAGTGATTCTTCCTTCTCTTTTGTTTTGTTTCGAACAAAAAAAAGAACTTTTTACTTGGTGCTTGAATTTGAATTTTATTTTACTAGTCGCCCTTTTGCACAAGCTAGAATTTAGAATCCAAGGAGATGTAAGTATACAAGTTTGTTGATGAATTTATTGCTCACAACTTATCAAAGTCGGTTAacttctctcttttgattttctaCGTGATACTGATATGGATATTCTTTAAACTCTATCTGGTTGTAATAAACTTACTTATTACTGTATATATCATTCTATCCATAATTAAGTTTTTCCCTTTGCATTGTACCTTTAGGCTCCCTTTGGAAAAACATAGAGGAATTTCCTATGAATCCCTCAGAACAGATGACTAGGTTGCTACAAATCCTATGGAATGTCTCGTTTCATATGAATTTTGGAGGGATTTTACGAAGTGAAaaatttcatttatatatatctCTCTCTCATCGAATTTCACGTGTCTTCTCAATCCATAGGATTTAAAACGTTAGGGCATTCTATTCCTATGTTTTTCATATTCCGCATTTCTAAAATCTTGCATTCCAAAAGGAAAACCTTATGTGTTTAAAATACTGAATTTGTTGAAACTTTAGCATAACCTATATGTTTCTCAATTGCAGCAACCCATGTTGTCGTAACATCGTGAATCTACAATTGGGATCTTAAATCTTGATCGCATTAGTTGTTATATTTTTTATTCACATGTTAAGTTCAAAATATTATTTCCAATTTATGTTTTATTCAGAACTTTCCTGTTGTATTTTGTTTTAAAACTGATTCTAGGTCATAAATCGCACCCTTAGTTGTTATAGCGTTATAAATTGTTGTGTTAGTCTGCCCCTTcctgtttcaaaaaaaaactatGTTTGTAGTAGTATATATTTAATAAAAACCAAAGTGTTTAAAATTAAACTATGAATGTAGATATGGTGTAGCGTCTTAGATAAAGTATATACCTTTATTTAAAAATAAAACTTACATAATTTATTATCATGGGTGCTAATATAATTTAAAAATGAGTTTTATGTGTCACTCACATGGGATTTGTAAAATAAATATGTTTCATAATTGCAGAACTTTAGAAATTATATATTTAAGTTAGGTTTCTAATGTTGTTGATGGTAGATTATTTAGAAACACATATTTATATACCCGTAATTAATTATTCAAATAACATATATTGGTAATTTAAATGTATAGGACCATAGTTGCCTTCCAGATCACAGTTCTGCATTCCtcgtcagagagagagagagagagagtgagagagatggTTACAGTTCAGCAagcaatttttatttttatttaaaaaatgtTGGACCATGGTTTACATAGGAACCAAAATGTAAAGGACGTTTCCCAAACTAGAGGCCACCGAACGCTACTTGCCTGCTTCCCAACCGACCCCAACAAACTGCGTAACCACCGAAGCCTTGCTAACGCACTAGTGACACGCGCCGACGTCTTGAGACTTTCAGAGTTGAGAACATGCAGCTGCTGTTGATTAGGTAAAAGCTTGCAACAGCTTTTCTACTCCAAACTCCAAAGAGGTCCAATCCTCCGGGCACACAACTTCTAGTAGTGCCGCATGCGCACAAGGAGCTACTATTATCTTTAGGTTCTACAATTGTAGAAGAACAAAATAAtactaaaaaactatctaaaaaattatGTATGGAATATTAATATTTGTTATACTAAATTTTTTATGATACATATATTTAGAGTCATAAATGTTGATGTTATTTTCTTTAAAACTAACGAAATTTAAATAGTTAAACTTTGCCAGATctacaattgttttttttttttttgaacctaGGCAGTTGCCGCGGTTTGCTCTGAAAACCACGTGGCCTCCGAATTTTTGCACAAATCCCTACGATTGCGGGCAAGACTTGCACATTGGATCAGTCCAACTCCAGTCCCGTCTGACTCAGCCTGGGCACGTTTAGACCAAAAATCGAGAACCGAACCGAGCTGTCGGTTTTTTAGTTTTTCGGTTTGGTTTCGGTTTCTGGTTCTAGGAACTACGGTTATCGGTTCGGTGTTCAGTTTGTACGTGAAACGAAACCGTAGAACCGAGCAACCGAATGACATTCATCAAACTTCCTCTCCTCTCGCCAAAGCACCCCGGCCCAATTAATAGGCCTACTCGGACACTCCACCCTCCCGACCCAATCCACCCCATCCGCCACGCCGTACACCCATGTGAGACACCCGAGGGGAGGGGCGAGCCAAGCCACTCGCCAACCAAACCCTATCCACTACCCTGCCTGCGGCGGCGCGGTGCTTAGCATCTTGGCGGAGGCGCGGAGCAGCGAGCGCCGGAGAGGGCGAGCGCCGCGGCGTCGGCTGCGAGCGCGGGAGAGGCGAGCGCCGCGGCGTCAGTTGCGAGCGTCGGGGCGCGTGAGCGACGCGGCGGTGGCTGAAGCCTGGAGGGCCGATGTTGGCGGGGCGGCGACACCATTTGTCAGATCAATtgtttttccttcttttcctcCGTTTGTATTTTGTGATCTGAGATTCTGGGTACTTGGATCCAAAGCACAATCTCCTTGTTTGTTTCTCTTTGCTGTTGTAGGTTTTGGTTTGTTTGGTGGAAACTGAAAACCGAACGTTTAAAACCGACACCAAATTGGTCGGTTTCTGTTTACTCAAGCAACCGATCGGTTGTTGATGTCTACGAACCGAAGTTTTGGGAAACCGAACCAGTTTAAACCGATTGCCCAGACTGACGTCTGACCCGGTCGCGTTACGCTGGCTGGGCGAGGGTACGTGGTGTTGGAAATTGGAATGGAAATCCCACCTGCTACAAGTGTTGGGCCGCACCCCGCAGTTTCGATGACGGAGAGCCCGTTGGCAAATCCTATAGAGATGGGCCTATGTTCGCAGTGACAAGTGGGCCATTTTGGGCGCCTTAATAATACTCTCTTCGTCCTCTCGTAGGCAACATTTCGAGTGATTCAAGGTAGGAGTACAAATGCCCGGCCTTtaccaaaaagaaaaaaaaaagaaaagaaaagataagGTCATGATGAGCATTGAGCAAGATACATACCCTCCCGAGTTATTCCATTGAAGGACCCATTTTATTCCGAAAACAGATGCCCAAGCTTTCTCAGGTCCTCTGATAGCTCACATAGGTTCAGTTCAGACTTACAAGCAGTCGCACAACATACAGCACTCTGTTCTAACTCTGGACACGAaatcctctcttcctctccctccctctctctgctcACCGCCTCAATCTAGGAAGACTGCCGGAGCTCCGGGCGCACAAAGTCGGCGTTGGCAGGCAC harbors:
- the LOC136514906 gene encoding uncharacterized protein, which produces MAAEKEGAVVTKGHDEGMKAAAALLEEFGLPLGLLPLEDVMEVGFVRDTGYFWLAQRKKVEHRFQKIGKQVSYDVEIAGYIQPKGIKKLKGVKAKELMLWPPINEMAVDDPPTGKIHFKSLAGVTKTFPVDAFAAGE